The following proteins are co-located in the Sporolactobacillus pectinivorans genome:
- the rpiA gene encoding ribose 5-phosphate isomerase A: MGNIKQDCAREALKIIPKHSVVGLGGGSTISYLIGFIKENEALDLKIVTPSVKTKLACLDSGLNVLYTETVDHIDLAFDGCDQVDEQLHALKSGGGIHTKEKLIASMADDYILLVDETKFVRKLTFELPVVLEVLEAGISYVKRKVSELGGRPVMRQSAAKDGFTVSDNGHLLMDTFFTDVDDIEVLERQLKSISGVVDTSLFTGVVSKVLVAGSNGMKWITKNESER; this comes from the coding sequence ATGGGCAATATAAAGCAAGACTGCGCACGGGAGGCTCTAAAGATCATCCCAAAGCATTCGGTCGTTGGTCTCGGAGGCGGAAGCACGATCAGTTATCTGATTGGTTTTATTAAAGAAAATGAAGCTCTTGATTTGAAAATTGTAACCCCTTCCGTGAAGACAAAATTGGCTTGCCTGGACAGCGGACTCAATGTCCTGTATACGGAGACCGTCGATCATATTGATCTGGCATTCGACGGTTGCGACCAAGTGGATGAACAGCTTCACGCACTGAAAAGCGGCGGCGGTATTCACACTAAGGAGAAGCTGATCGCTTCCATGGCGGATGACTACATCTTGCTTGTCGATGAAACAAAGTTTGTCCGAAAGCTGACGTTCGAGCTGCCGGTTGTCCTTGAAGTGCTTGAAGCCGGCATTTCCTATGTGAAAAGGAAGGTGTCAGAGCTCGGCGGGAGGCCGGTCATGCGGCAAAGTGCTGCTAAGGATGGATTTACGGTGAGCGATAACGGGCATCTTCTGATGGACACTTTTTTTACCGATGTGGATGACATTGAGGTTCTGGAACGACAATTGAAATCCATCAGTGGCGTTGTTGATACTTCACTTTTTACAGGTGTTGTCTCCAAAGTGCTTGTCGCAGGCAGCAACGGCATGAAGTGGATTACCAAAAATGAATCGGAAAGGTAA
- a CDS encoding NRAMP family divalent metal transporter gives MVKKKNVAFNVAMGAAFLMAMSAVGPGFLTQTATFTSQLGADFGFAILICILVDIGVQLNIWRIICVSGKKAQMIANELFPGLGYLLTALIVLGGLTFNIGNIGGVGLGLNVLFGISPENGALIGGAIALVIFLVRNALLVMDRTVQVLAVVKVFLIIFIVAISSPPVGEAALHTFVPSHIDFYSIVTIVGGTVGGYISFAGGHRLLEGGLKGKKSIPYINGGALTGIGVASIIRILLFLAALAVIAEGFKLNPLNPAASIFQSAAGNFGYKFFGLILFAAGMTSTLGSTFTSVSFLDYSKSDSEDNLYHKIRPYLIIFFIVFSTAIFYFIGSPAKVLVVVGAINGLILPIALAILLIAVTKKKIMGELYKHPLWLSIFGWIIVVFMAYAGIQSVYKGLISLL, from the coding sequence ATGGTTAAGAAAAAAAATGTGGCTTTTAATGTAGCCATGGGTGCGGCATTTTTGATGGCCATGTCCGCCGTTGGCCCGGGATTTTTGACACAAACGGCTACATTTACATCACAATTAGGCGCAGATTTTGGCTTTGCCATACTTATTTGCATCTTGGTAGACATTGGTGTTCAGTTGAACATTTGGCGGATCATTTGCGTGTCAGGGAAGAAGGCGCAGATGATTGCCAATGAGCTGTTCCCTGGACTTGGTTATTTATTGACCGCCTTGATTGTGCTAGGCGGTCTGACTTTTAATATCGGAAATATCGGCGGTGTCGGGCTTGGACTTAATGTCCTGTTCGGTATTTCCCCGGAGAATGGCGCTCTTATTGGCGGGGCCATTGCCTTGGTTATTTTTCTAGTCCGTAATGCGCTGCTGGTGATGGACCGTACTGTTCAAGTCCTTGCCGTTGTCAAAGTGTTCCTCATTATTTTTATCGTGGCGATCAGCTCACCTCCAGTTGGGGAGGCTGCACTGCATACTTTTGTTCCATCACATATCGACTTTTATTCCATTGTAACCATTGTCGGCGGAACGGTTGGCGGGTATATTTCTTTCGCAGGTGGTCACAGATTGCTGGAAGGCGGGCTCAAGGGGAAGAAAAGCATACCTTATATTAATGGAGGAGCGCTGACAGGCATCGGCGTTGCCTCGATCATCCGGATCTTGCTTTTTCTCGCAGCCTTGGCTGTTATCGCAGAAGGGTTCAAGCTCAATCCTTTAAATCCTGCGGCAAGCATCTTCCAGTCGGCAGCCGGCAATTTCGGCTATAAGTTTTTTGGCCTTATTTTGTTTGCGGCCGGAATGACGTCGACTTTAGGTTCAACCTTTACATCGGTGTCATTCTTGGATTATTCTAAATCTGACAGTGAAGATAATCTGTACCATAAGATACGCCCTTATCTCATTATTTTCTTTATCGTTTTTTCTACAGCAATCTTCTACTTTATCGGCAGCCCTGCTAAGGTGCTTGTTGTTGTCGGGGCAATTAACGGATTAATTCTTCCGATTGCATTGGCCATTCTCTTGATTGCTGTGACGAAGAAAAAGATTATGGGAGAATTATATAAACACCCGCTCTGGCTTTCGATTTTCGGCTGGATCATTGTCGTATTTATGGCTTATGCGGGTATTCAGTCCGTGTATAAGGGATTGATATCTCTTCTATGA
- a CDS encoding LamB/YcsF family protein: protein MTQIDLNCDLGESFGHYVIGNDARVLPLISSANVACGFHAGDFSVMHRTVTQAKDNHVAVGAHPGLPDLEGFGRREMKVTPSEVYDMVVYQIGALRAVAAAQKIRLNHVKPHGALYHMAAEHEKIAEAVAQAIADLDPELLLFGMDGTYLTKAGEKAGLHVIYEAYADRTYQPDGSLTPRSQPGALITNTDQALNQVLQMIQRGVVKTAGGREIPVRAETICVHGDGAAALAFAGTIRSELQKCGITIAAWH from the coding sequence ATGACTCAAATTGATTTAAACTGTGATTTGGGGGAAAGTTTCGGACATTATGTGATTGGAAATGATGCACGCGTTCTGCCATTGATCTCGTCGGCAAACGTCGCTTGTGGCTTTCATGCCGGCGATTTTTCCGTGATGCACAGGACAGTTACACAGGCAAAAGATAACCATGTAGCTGTCGGTGCACATCCCGGCCTTCCGGATCTTGAAGGCTTCGGTCGCCGGGAAATGAAGGTCACTCCCTCTGAGGTCTATGATATGGTCGTCTATCAAATCGGGGCGTTGCGTGCGGTGGCTGCAGCTCAGAAAATCAGGCTGAATCATGTTAAACCGCATGGTGCACTGTATCATATGGCAGCCGAGCATGAGAAAATTGCCGAGGCAGTCGCTCAGGCGATTGCCGATCTAGATCCTGAACTTCTTCTTTTTGGCATGGACGGCACATACCTGACAAAAGCCGGTGAGAAAGCCGGCCTTCATGTGATTTACGAGGCATACGCCGACCGAACGTATCAGCCTGACGGGTCGCTGACACCGCGCTCTCAGCCAGGCGCACTGATCACAAATACAGATCAAGCACTGAATCAGGTGCTTCAAATGATACAGAGGGGCGTAGTGAAAACGGCTGGTGGGCGGGAAATACCGGTCAGGGCGGAAACAATCTGTGTTCATGGGGACGGAGCTGCAGCACTGGCTTTTGCTGGCACTATCAGGAGCGAACTGCAAAAGTGTGGAATAACAATAGCAGCCTGGCACTAA
- a CDS encoding putative hydro-lyase — protein sequence MTDYETLSGEIPSKVRKFIREGKWNQPTSGLSNGYTQANLVILPEKYAYDFLLFCQRNPRPCPLLEVLDTGDPFVASTADHADIRTDIPKYRIYRKGILSAEVPDIRSFWQKDFVTFLIGCSFSFEQALLENDIPVRQIEEQCNVPMFRTTISCKSAGIFKGPLVVSMRPMSEKQAIRAIQVTSRFPSVHGAPIHFGSPEKIGIHDLSHPDFGDAVTIHNGEIPVFWACGVTPQAAVMASQPEIAITHAPGHMFITDRKDTAFSIL from the coding sequence ATGACTGATTATGAAACACTTTCGGGAGAAATACCTTCCAAAGTCCGGAAATTTATTCGTGAAGGTAAGTGGAATCAACCGACGAGTGGCCTTTCCAATGGGTACACGCAGGCGAATCTAGTGATACTGCCTGAAAAGTATGCCTATGATTTTTTGCTTTTCTGCCAGCGTAATCCGCGTCCGTGCCCATTGCTGGAAGTTTTGGATACCGGTGATCCATTTGTTGCATCGACAGCAGATCACGCGGATATACGGACGGATATTCCGAAGTACCGCATTTACAGAAAGGGCATTTTAAGTGCTGAAGTGCCAGACATTCGTTCCTTTTGGCAGAAGGATTTTGTCACATTCCTGATCGGTTGCAGTTTTAGTTTTGAACAGGCGCTGCTGGAGAATGATATTCCAGTCCGCCAGATTGAAGAACAGTGCAATGTGCCCATGTTTCGGACAACGATTTCCTGTAAATCCGCTGGAATTTTTAAAGGCCCGCTGGTTGTCAGCATGCGTCCCATGTCTGAAAAACAGGCAATCCGGGCCATTCAGGTGACCAGCCGTTTTCCGTCTGTACACGGCGCGCCGATACACTTTGGGAGTCCGGAAAAGATAGGCATTCATGATCTGTCTCATCCTGATTTTGGAGACGCAGTGACCATTCACAATGGAGAGATTCCCGTATTCTGGGCCTGCGGAGTCACGCCGCAGGCTGCCGTCATGGCTTCACAGCCCGAAATCGCGATTACGCATGCCCCCGGTCATATGTTTATTACCGACCGTAAAGATACAGCATTCAGTATTTTATAA
- the pxpB gene encoding 5-oxoprolinase subunit PxpB, whose protein sequence is MTIEPFGDQAVRVIFGDQIAPSVQLKISRFIQLFDQNPFSGFIEYVPAYTNVVFYYDPMKVIGSGHKNRSAQRQVIDYLTELSQDVKKGSEHESFRRVVHIPVCYGGTFGPDLNEVAAAHDLQPDEVIARHSAPHYLVYMLGFAPGFPFLGGLPEELATPRRATPRLKIAAGSVGIAGKQTGAYPLDSPGGWQIIGRTPVPLFTPETNPPTLLQAGDLVKFDPVTEQEFKCIYGGCNDGTHFA, encoded by the coding sequence GTGACTATTGAACCGTTTGGTGATCAGGCAGTCCGCGTCATTTTCGGCGATCAGATCGCTCCCTCTGTTCAGTTGAAAATCAGCCGTTTTATCCAGCTTTTTGATCAGAACCCGTTTAGTGGTTTTATCGAATACGTGCCGGCCTATACAAATGTCGTTTTTTATTATGATCCGATGAAAGTCATCGGGAGCGGGCATAAAAATCGTTCAGCCCAGCGGCAGGTGATCGACTACCTGACGGAGCTGTCTCAAGATGTTAAGAAAGGTTCGGAGCATGAATCATTTAGGAGGGTGGTTCATATTCCGGTGTGTTACGGGGGAACATTCGGACCGGATCTCAATGAAGTGGCAGCCGCCCACGATTTGCAGCCTGACGAAGTCATTGCCCGGCATTCTGCTCCGCACTATCTCGTCTATATGCTTGGTTTTGCACCTGGTTTTCCTTTTTTGGGCGGGCTTCCGGAGGAGTTGGCTACCCCGCGCCGGGCCACACCGCGTTTGAAAATTGCAGCGGGATCGGTGGGCATCGCCGGCAAACAGACAGGCGCCTATCCCCTGGATTCACCGGGCGGATGGCAGATCATCGGGCGGACACCTGTACCCTTATTTACTCCGGAAACGAATCCGCCAACTCTGCTTCAGGCCGGGGATCTGGTTAAATTTGATCCGGTCACGGAGCAGGAGTTCAAATGCATATACGGGGGGTGCAATGATGGCACTCACTTTGCTTGA
- a CDS encoding biotin-dependent carboxyltransferase family protein: MALTLLEKGFAASIQDLGRFGYQRYGIIAGGVMDPPSAKLANWLVANSESMALIEFSFKGPSILFTEDTLFALSGADCRPELDGLVIHTGKPYFAQAGQILVIGGLISGSRGYLAVSGGIDTPEWFGSRSTYTRAGKGGYKGRLLQEQDRIPVGQPSQLAKKLMDGVPVKSDLGGWFFSLFRAYRRIQNIRVMPDTLWPRFSESSRQAFLHSEYKITASSDRMGCRLEGVALSLDNPFEMYSEAVTNGSIQVPRSGQPIILMTDHQSTGGYPRIAQVASVDLPLLAQLPPNSRISFKKITIAAAEQLLLKQHESLNLLHKRIIHKLESLIQ; the protein is encoded by the coding sequence ATGGCACTCACTTTGCTTGAAAAGGGGTTCGCTGCTTCGATTCAGGATCTGGGACGATTCGGTTACCAAAGATATGGCATCATCGCGGGCGGTGTAATGGATCCACCATCGGCGAAACTGGCAAACTGGCTGGTTGCCAATTCCGAATCCATGGCACTCATTGAATTTTCTTTTAAGGGGCCAAGTATTCTTTTTACGGAGGACACACTTTTCGCTTTGTCGGGAGCCGACTGTCGTCCGGAACTTGATGGATTGGTGATTCATACTGGGAAGCCATATTTTGCACAGGCCGGTCAGATCCTTGTGATCGGAGGACTGATTTCAGGCAGCCGAGGCTATCTGGCTGTTTCCGGCGGTATAGATACACCCGAGTGGTTCGGTAGCCGCTCAACTTATACGCGCGCGGGGAAAGGCGGATACAAGGGCCGGCTGTTGCAGGAACAGGACCGGATTCCTGTCGGACAACCTTCACAGCTGGCAAAAAAGCTGATGGATGGGGTGCCGGTTAAATCAGATTTGGGCGGCTGGTTTTTTTCCCTATTCAGAGCGTATCGCCGGATCCAAAATATACGGGTGATGCCCGATACACTCTGGCCACGGTTTTCTGAATCGAGCCGACAGGCATTCCTTCATTCGGAATATAAGATCACGGCTTCGTCAGACCGGATGGGCTGCAGGCTGGAAGGGGTGGCACTCTCCCTTGATAACCCCTTTGAGATGTATTCGGAGGCTGTAACGAATGGCTCGATTCAAGTTCCGCGGAGCGGCCAGCCAATTATTCTGATGACCGACCACCAGTCTACAGGGGGCTATCCGCGGATCGCCCAGGTGGCGTCTGTTGATCTGCCGCTGCTGGCTCAGTTGCCTCCGAACAGCCGGATAAGCTTTAAAAAAATAACGATTGCCGCGGCTGAACAACTTTTGCTGAAACAACATGAAAGTCTGAACCTCCTTCATAAACGTATAATCCACAAACTTGAGAGCCTGATTCAGTGA
- a CDS encoding C1 family peptidase, with product MAKEISTSMVEKYSEKIQAKPKNKIIKDAVMKNGINAATLNNDSVVSMNPVFSEEIETGKVTDQKMSGRCWMFSALNTFRHKLNKAFDLKDFELSQNYTLFWDKFEKSNYFLESIIETADEPLEGRLVSWLMTTPQQDGGQWDMLVSIIEKYGIVPKQVMPETFQSSRTVELNRLLNTKLREDAGALRKLHEQGKSNSDLEAAKDEMLEDIYRILVLSLGEPPKKFDFEYRDEEKKEFHRETGITPQEFFKKYVDMDLNDYVSIINAPTKDKPFNKTYTVQYLGTVVGGHKIKYLNVDMETLKKLAISQIKDKQTVWFGCDVVLYTEPKLGVMDKDVFDYDTAFSTEFGLTKAERLDYHESCLTHAMVLTGVNLVDGKPNRWKVENSWGETRGNKGYFVMSDKWMDEFTYQIVVNKKYLSDELKAAFEQKPTVLKPWDPMGALALTK from the coding sequence TTGGCAAAAGAAATATCGACATCAATGGTTGAGAAATATTCTGAGAAAATCCAGGCGAAGCCAAAGAATAAAATCATTAAAGATGCAGTGATGAAAAATGGCATCAATGCAGCCACATTAAATAATGATTCTGTCGTTTCCATGAATCCTGTATTTTCAGAAGAGATTGAGACCGGAAAAGTAACGGATCAGAAGATGAGCGGAAGATGCTGGATGTTTTCGGCATTAAACACATTCCGTCACAAGCTGAACAAAGCATTCGATCTGAAAGATTTTGAGCTATCGCAGAACTATACATTATTCTGGGACAAATTCGAGAAGTCAAACTATTTTCTTGAAAGCATTATCGAAACTGCGGACGAGCCGCTGGAAGGGCGTTTGGTATCCTGGCTGATGACGACGCCGCAGCAGGACGGCGGCCAGTGGGATATGCTGGTATCTATTATTGAAAAATATGGCATTGTTCCGAAACAGGTTATGCCGGAAACGTTCCAGAGCAGCCGTACCGTGGAACTCAACAGGCTTCTAAATACAAAGCTGCGTGAAGATGCCGGGGCTTTGAGAAAGCTTCATGAACAGGGAAAATCAAATTCGGATCTTGAAGCGGCCAAGGATGAAATGCTCGAAGACATTTATAGGATTCTTGTATTATCGCTTGGCGAGCCGCCTAAAAAATTTGATTTTGAATACCGTGACGAAGAAAAAAAGGAGTTTCATAGAGAAACCGGTATTACGCCTCAGGAGTTTTTTAAGAAGTATGTAGACATGGACTTGAATGATTATGTCAGCATCATTAATGCACCGACCAAGGATAAGCCATTCAACAAGACGTATACCGTCCAATATCTGGGCACGGTCGTTGGCGGACACAAAATCAAGTATCTGAATGTTGATATGGAAACACTGAAGAAACTGGCCATTAGCCAGATTAAGGACAAACAAACTGTCTGGTTCGGCTGCGATGTCGTTCTCTATACAGAACCTAAGCTCGGTGTTATGGATAAAGATGTATTTGATTACGATACTGCATTCAGCACTGAATTTGGCCTGACAAAAGCGGAACGTCTGGACTATCACGAAAGCTGCCTGACCCACGCTATGGTGCTTACCGGAGTCAATCTTGTCGACGGCAAGCCGAACCGTTGGAAGGTTGAAAACAGCTGGGGCGAAACTCGTGGAAATAAAGGGTATTTTGTCATGAGTGACAAATGGATGGATGAATTTACCTATCAGATTGTCGTTAATAAAAAGTATTTGTCTGACGAACTGAAAGCAGCCTTTGAACAAAAACCTACTGTGCTGAAACCATGGGATCCGATGGGTGCCTTGGCATTGACGAAATAA
- a CDS encoding AI-2E family transporter translates to MDLLINFLKKRSVRRVLIFALLILILYLVRSMMDLLLLTFIFSFLIDRLESFLHRHLNVPRRLVLIVLYCMIGLAIYAAITIYLPIVAVQTVELYKSVTKAIRDIHGSFLVTAAMDQLKKYNIGSYLGSGVKFLIDSFSSFGTFTIDLFLALLLSLFFSLEKDRLIQFTKGFKTSKIGFLYDEIAFFGARFVDTFGKVLEAQFMIALVNTAITSIVLAVLHFPQLFSLIFMIFVLSLIPVAGVIISLIPLCIIGYTIGGIQDVIYMVLTILAVHVVEAYVLNPKLMSAKTELPVFYTFVVLIFSEHFFGIWGLIVGLPVFVFLIDVLGVEYKRPAKKLPFRKSKGQRED, encoded by the coding sequence ATGGATCTGCTGATTAATTTTCTGAAGAAGCGGTCAGTAAGGCGTGTGCTTATTTTTGCTTTGCTGATCCTCATATTGTATCTGGTTAGAAGTATGATGGATCTCCTTTTGCTGACTTTTATTTTCTCGTTTCTGATTGACAGGCTGGAGTCATTTTTACATCGCCATTTGAATGTTCCGAGGCGGCTTGTACTGATTGTTCTTTACTGTATGATCGGCCTTGCCATTTATGCGGCGATAACCATTTATTTGCCGATTGTCGCTGTGCAGACCGTTGAACTGTATAAGTCGGTTACGAAGGCGATCCGGGACATTCACGGTTCATTTCTTGTAACTGCTGCCATGGATCAACTGAAAAAATACAATATCGGATCTTATCTGGGATCCGGAGTCAAATTTTTGATTGATTCGTTCTCATCCTTCGGTACATTTACGATTGACTTATTTCTAGCTTTGCTGCTCAGTCTTTTCTTTTCGCTTGAGAAAGATCGCCTGATCCAGTTCACCAAAGGCTTTAAGACAAGCAAAATCGGATTTCTGTATGATGAGATTGCTTTTTTTGGTGCCCGGTTTGTAGATACTTTCGGAAAGGTGCTGGAAGCGCAGTTCATGATTGCTCTGGTCAATACAGCGATCACTTCAATCGTTCTGGCCGTGCTGCATTTTCCGCAGCTGTTCAGTCTAATTTTCATGATTTTCGTCCTCAGTCTGATTCCTGTGGCCGGCGTGATCATTTCACTGATTCCACTGTGTATTATCGGCTACACAATCGGCGGCATTCAGGACGTGATTTACATGGTTCTGACCATTCTGGCCGTCCACGTGGTTGAAGCCTATGTCCTGAATCCGAAACTGATGTCGGCCAAAACTGAGCTCCCTGTTTTTTATACATTCGTTGTGCTGATCTTTTCGGAACATTTTTTCGGTATTTGGGGCCTTATTGTCGGGCTGCCGGTCTTTGTTTTCCTGATCGATGTGCTGGGCGTCGAATATAAGCGTCCGGCGAAAAAACTGCCCTTTCGCAAATCCAAAGGTCAAAGAGAAGACTGA
- the rlmN gene encoding 23S rRNA (adenine(2503)-C(2))-methyltransferase RlmN has translation MDKYSIFGLTQDQLTAWMLKHGEKKFRAAQIWDWLYIKRADSFDEMTNLSKKGIQLLKDHFVMGTLEEQVAQKAKDGTTKYLFRLADGNLIETVLMPHEYGLSVCVTSQVGCNIGCSFCASGLLRKNRDLTSGEMVEQLLAIQKSLDRQGNDERVGHVVVMGIGEPFDNFDQVMNFLRIINDQKGLSIGARHITVSTSGIVPKIYEFADIDWQVNLAISLHAPNNELRSRIMKINKAYPIEELMSAVDYYLKKTNRRITFEYIMLRDINDHKEEAFQLARLLENKRHLAYVNLIPYNPVEEHSEYQRSEKEAVKTFYDTLKSRGVNAVIRKEFGTDIDAACGQLRSKQIKKERVRKA, from the coding sequence ATGGATAAATATTCCATTTTTGGGTTAACGCAAGATCAACTGACTGCATGGATGCTGAAACATGGAGAAAAAAAGTTCCGGGCAGCTCAGATTTGGGACTGGCTTTATATCAAACGCGCCGACAGCTTCGATGAAATGACCAATCTGTCTAAAAAAGGCATTCAATTGCTAAAAGATCATTTTGTAATGGGGACGCTGGAAGAACAGGTTGCGCAGAAAGCAAAGGACGGAACAACCAAGTATCTGTTTCGCCTGGCTGATGGCAATTTGATTGAAACGGTACTGATGCCGCATGAATATGGGCTTTCGGTCTGTGTCACTTCGCAGGTTGGCTGTAATATCGGCTGCAGTTTCTGCGCCAGCGGACTGTTGAGGAAAAACCGCGATCTGACGAGCGGAGAGATGGTGGAACAGCTGCTGGCGATCCAGAAAAGTTTAGATCGACAAGGGAACGATGAACGGGTTGGACATGTTGTTGTCATGGGTATCGGCGAGCCATTTGATAACTTTGATCAGGTGATGAATTTTTTGCGGATTATCAATGATCAGAAGGGTTTGTCGATTGGGGCACGGCACATTACCGTGTCGACCAGCGGCATCGTACCGAAAATTTATGAATTTGCGGATATTGACTGGCAGGTCAATTTGGCTATTTCACTTCACGCGCCGAACAATGAGCTGCGCAGCCGGATCATGAAAATCAACAAAGCATATCCGATTGAAGAATTAATGAGCGCTGTCGACTACTATCTGAAAAAGACAAATCGGCGGATTACCTTTGAGTATATTATGCTGAGAGACATCAATGATCATAAGGAAGAAGCCTTTCAGCTGGCCAGGTTGCTCGAAAACAAGCGCCATCTGGCCTACGTGAATCTGATTCCGTATAATCCCGTCGAGGAACATTCTGAATACCAGCGCAGTGAGAAGGAAGCGGTCAAAACCTTCTATGATACGCTGAAAAGCCGGGGCGTTAATGCGGTCATCCGCAAAGAGTTCGGAACCGACATCGATGCTGCGTGCGGACAGCTGCGCAGCAAGCAGATTAAGAAAGAGCGCGTGCGTAAAGCGTAA
- a CDS encoding MGDG synthase family glycosyltransferase, with protein MIKNILIISSNYTGHGHKSITEALSEKFDIVPDVKIHVVDGFSLGGSTLLKVGKMYGPITRNSEHLWKIIWDYTSVKASFVNHLIELKIRTRFLALLDEVKPDLILTVHPNFNGSILNILGKNDIRIPFVTLIADLISITPFWADPRADYIISPTIEAKEKCIEFGVPADKIKVLGFPVRERFYSHTPKDAEHYQPDKPLNCLIMSGGEGVGNMGKMAKTLIETFGFNITIVAGRNEKLQAHLKKTLGKKYGDKVTIYGFTRNIQDLIADSDIAFVRSSPNVMMEAVSCNTPIVITGALPGQEAGNPRFAEKYHLAITCDSMNDLVPTINELLENNVAMLKEIKKSQQEYVNPQIPENIVKFILNIPDESLQPAGASHELPHIDKINYES; from the coding sequence ATGATTAAAAACATACTCATCATTTCATCTAATTACACCGGCCATGGCCACAAGAGCATTACCGAAGCTCTGAGCGAAAAGTTCGACATTGTGCCGGATGTGAAGATCCATGTCGTCGACGGCTTTTCCCTCGGAGGAAGCACGCTGTTGAAAGTCGGCAAGATGTATGGGCCGATAACAAGAAATTCGGAACATTTATGGAAGATCATTTGGGACTACACATCTGTCAAGGCGTCTTTTGTCAATCACCTGATTGAGCTGAAAATACGTACAAGATTTCTTGCTTTGCTTGATGAAGTCAAGCCGGATCTGATTTTGACTGTACACCCGAACTTTAACGGTTCCATACTTAACATACTTGGGAAAAATGACATTCGTATTCCTTTTGTTACTTTAATCGCAGATTTGATCAGTATCACCCCGTTCTGGGCGGATCCGCGTGCCGACTATATTATCAGCCCGACAATAGAAGCTAAAGAAAAATGTATTGAATTCGGTGTCCCGGCCGATAAGATCAAAGTCCTGGGATTCCCGGTTCGCGAGCGCTTTTACAGCCACACACCCAAAGATGCGGAACACTATCAGCCTGACAAGCCGCTGAACTGCCTGATTATGAGCGGCGGCGAGGGTGTTGGCAACATGGGCAAAATGGCTAAGACCCTGATCGAAACATTTGGATTCAATATTACTATTGTAGCTGGTAGAAATGAAAAATTACAAGCTCACCTGAAAAAAACATTGGGCAAGAAATATGGCGATAAAGTCACCATTTATGGATTCACAAGAAATATCCAGGATCTGATTGCGGATTCCGATATCGCCTTTGTCCGCAGCAGCCCGAATGTCATGATGGAGGCTGTTTCGTGCAATACACCGATTGTGATTACAGGGGCGCTTCCTGGCCAGGAAGCCGGCAATCCGCGGTTTGCGGAAAAGTACCATCTGGCGATCACTTGTGATTCAATGAACGATCTTGTCCCTACCATTAATGAACTGCTTGAGAATAATGTCGCCATGCTCAAAGAAATCAAAAAATCGCAGCAGGAGTATGTCAATCCGCAGATCCCGGAAAATATCGTCAAGTTTATCTTGAATATTCCGGATGAAAGCCTGCAGCCCGCCGGTGCTTCACACGAACTGCCGCACATAGATAAAATCAACTATGAATCTTGA